A genomic segment from Maniola hyperantus chromosome 4, iAphHyp1.2, whole genome shotgun sequence encodes:
- the RpL10Ab gene encoding large ribosomal subunit protein uL1 produces MSKVSRDTLYECVNAVLQSSKDKKRNFLETVELQIGLKNYDPQKDKRFSGTVKLKYIPRPKMQVCVLGDQQHCDEAKTLTVPCMDAEALKKLNKNKKLVKKLAKKYDAFLASESLIKQIPRLLGPGLNKAGKFPGLLSHQESMTQKIDEVKATIKFQMKKVLCLSVAVGHVDMTPDELAQNVHLSINFLVSLLKKHWQNVRSLHMKSTMGPPQRLY; encoded by the exons AT GTCGAAGGTATCGCGTGATACGCTATACGAATGCGTAAATGCCGTCCTCCAGTCATCTAAGGATAAGAAGCGTAACTTTTTGGAGACTGTCGAACTCCAAATCGGTCTGAAGAACTATGACCCCCAAAAGGACAAGCGTTTCTCAGGCACCGTCAA GCTAAAGTACATCCCGAGGCCAAAAATGCAGGTGTGTGTTCTGGGTGACCAGCAGCATTGTGATGAAGCTAAGACCTTAACTGTCCCCTGCATGGACGCTGAAGCCCTGAAGAAACTTAACAAGAACAAGAAGCTTGTCAAGAAACTAGCCAAGAA ATATGATGCTTTCCTGGCATCAGAGTCCCTCATCAAACAGATCCCCCGTCTGCTGGGTCCTGGTCTGAACAAGGCAGGCAAGTTCCCTGGTCTCCTCTCCCACCAGGAGTCCATGACACAGAAGATTGATGAAGTCAAGGCTACCATCAAATTCCAAATGAAGAAG GTACTGTGTCTCTCGGTGGCAGTTGGTCACGTTGACATGACTCCAGATGAGCTTGCACAGAATGTGCATCTGTCGATCAACTTCTTGGTGTCCCTCTTGAAGAAACACTGGCAGAACGTGCGATCGCTGCATATGAAGTCTACAATGGGGCCACCCCAGAGATTGTACTAa